In [Leptolyngbya] sp. PCC 7376, a genomic segment contains:
- a CDS encoding ABC transporter ATP-binding protein, producing MLYLKNLSYHPAATTQPILREVNLSLAPQELGMIVGPSGSGKTTLLEILAGLAEQTQGKVLWKKQDLTSIHLQQLAGLVFQFPERHFCASTILEELRFGHPELRLEQVQEALAEVDLTHLDLKSSPHDLSGGQQRRLALAVQLIRQPNLLMLDEPTAGLDWSMRSQLAKLLAKLKEHWTLLIVTHDPDELESIADRCWRIDHGQITVTKEP from the coding sequence ATGCTATATCTCAAAAACTTGTCCTACCATCCGGCGGCAACAACGCAACCGATTTTGCGGGAAGTCAATCTCTCCCTTGCGCCTCAGGAGTTGGGCATGATTGTCGGGCCAAGTGGTTCAGGGAAGACAACTTTACTAGAGATTTTGGCAGGTTTGGCAGAGCAAACCCAAGGAAAGGTTCTCTGGAAAAAACAGGATTTAACGAGTATTCATCTCCAACAATTAGCTGGATTAGTTTTCCAATTTCCTGAGCGACATTTTTGTGCATCGACAATCTTAGAGGAGTTGCGGTTTGGGCACCCCGAATTACGTTTAGAGCAAGTGCAGGAAGCTTTAGCAGAAGTGGATTTGACGCACTTGGATCTTAAAAGTTCTCCCCATGACCTCAGTGGTGGACAGCAACGACGGTTAGCTTTGGCGGTGCAATTGATTCGACAGCCTAATCTTTTGATGCTCGATGAACCAACGGCAGGCTTGGATTGGTCAATGCGATCGCAACTAGCAAAACTCCTCGCCAAACTTAAAGAACATTGGACATTGCTCATCGTCACCCATGACCCCGATGAATTAGAAAGTATTGCTGATCGCTGTTGGCGCATTGACCACGGGCAAATTACCGTGACGAAAGAGCCTTAG
- the bioD gene encoding dethiobiotin synthase, with amino-acid sequence MLENCLFIAGTDTEVGKTVVSSALIAYWRHFLPLAPLGVIKLMQTGIGDRQWYENFCDDQTSLIVPLEYKTPVAPPVAAKLEGREIDLDFVWRSLQNLAAEQEFVIAESLGSLGSPVTDDKIVADLAGEWQLPTVLVVPVKLGTIGQTIAQVSLARERNVKLQGLILSCGTPDAQGEIEELAPPGILEKFTNIPVLGVLPYVKDWGDRHSLAQTVATWNLEQLLPSKAFELTRKI; translated from the coding sequence ATGTTAGAAAACTGTTTATTTATAGCAGGTACAGACACTGAAGTCGGAAAAACAGTGGTTAGCTCAGCTTTAATTGCCTATTGGCGGCATTTCCTGCCTCTGGCTCCTCTAGGAGTCATTAAATTGATGCAAACGGGGATCGGCGATCGCCAGTGGTATGAGAACTTTTGTGACGATCAGACAAGTTTAATTGTGCCTCTGGAATATAAAACGCCCGTTGCGCCACCTGTCGCAGCGAAATTAGAAGGGAGAGAAATCGATCTAGATTTTGTGTGGCGATCGCTCCAGAATTTGGCCGCAGAACAGGAGTTTGTGATTGCAGAATCTTTGGGAAGTTTGGGGTCTCCGGTAACGGACGACAAAATTGTGGCGGATTTGGCGGGAGAATGGCAGTTGCCGACGGTGCTGGTAGTGCCTGTCAAGCTCGGAACCATTGGTCAGACGATCGCCCAAGTGAGTTTGGCGCGAGAACGCAATGTTAAATTGCAAGGTCTGATCCTTAGTTGTGGAACGCCAGATGCCCAAGGAGAAATCGAAGAGTTGGCTCCCCCAGGCATCCTTGAAAAATTCACGAATATTCCAGTGTTAGGCGTATTGCCCTATGTAAAGGATTGGGGCGATCGCCACTCCCTAGCCCAAACTGTCGCAACTTGGAATTTAGAACAATTACTACCTAGCAAGGCATTTGAGTTAACGCGAAAAATCTAA